A portion of the Podospora pseudoanserina strain CBS 124.78 chromosome 2, whole genome shotgun sequence genome contains these proteins:
- the RPL10 gene encoding 60S ribosomal protein L10 (BUSCO:EOG092648Q0; COG:J; EggNog:ENOG503NXSP) yields the protein MARRPARCYRYCKNKPYPKSRFNRGVPDPKIRIFDLGRKRATVDDFPLCIHLVSNELEQLSSEALEAARICANKYLVKLAGKEGFHLRVRAHPYHVVRINKMLSCAGADRLQTGMRGAWGKPNGTVARVNIGQIILSVRTRDSNRAIALEALRRSQYKFPGRQKIIISKNWGFTPLRREEYLEAKAAGRVKVDGAYVQFLSNKGNLAQNMKRFPDAFTA from the exons ATGGCCCGCCGTCCCGCCAGATGCTACCGGTACTGCAAGAACAAG CCGTACCCTAAGTCGCGCTTCAACCGCGGTGTCCCCGACCCCAAGATTCGCATCTTCGATCTTGGCCGCAAGCGTGCCACCGTCGATGACTTCCCTCTCTGCATCCACCTCGTTTCCAACGAGTTGGAACAGCTGAGCTCTGAGGCCCTTGAAGCCGCCCGTATCTGCGCCAACAAGTACCTCGTCAAGCTTGCCGGCAAGGAAGGGTTCCACCTCCGTGTCCGTGCCCACCCCTACCATGTCGTCCGTATCAACAAGATGTTGTCCTGCGCCGGTGCCGATAGACTTCAGACTGGTATGCGTGGTGCCTGGGGTAAGCCCAACGGCACTGTCGCCCGTGTCAACATTGGCCAGATCATCTTGAGCGTCCGCACCCGTGACTCTA ACCGTGCTATCGCTCTCGAGGCTCTCCGCCGCTCCCAGTACAAGTTCCCCGGTCGCCAAAAGATCATTATCTCCAAGAACTGGggcttcacccccctccgccgcgAGGAGTAcctcgaggccaaggccgcCGGCCGCGTCAAGGTCGATGGTGCTTATGTTCAGTTCTTGTCCAACAAGGGCAACCTCGCTCAGAACATGAAGCGCTTCCCTGATGCCTTCACTGCCTAa